In a single window of the Vicugna pacos chromosome 8, VicPac4, whole genome shotgun sequence genome:
- the DYNLT2 gene encoding dynein light chain Tctex-type protein 2, whose product MEKRSRAPGGKSPSNPAPQQPPVTPRRERRPSMFEKEAYAQILRERLRESVHDVQYVEPPFEDSAADVGKEWKSALAKLKFANSYRMEPLKKFQAHSVETKVQQVLKESLKDVKYNDQVFSHLSLELADRILSAVKEFGYYRYKFIIKILFIQKTGQAINVASRWIWDVAWDSWVAVKHEAETYVALALVFALYCE is encoded by the exons ATGGAGAAGCGGAGCAGGGCCCCGGGCGGGAAGTCGCCCTCTAACCCGGCGCCTCAGCAGCCGCCGGTGACGCCTCGGAGGGAGAGGAGGCCTAGCATGTTCGAGAAGGAGGCA TATGCACAGATTTTAAGAGAAAGACTGCGAGAATCCGTTCATGATGTTCAGTACGTAGAGCCTCCGTTTGAGGACTCAGCTGCTGATGTGGGGAAGGAATGGAAGAGCGCCCTGGCGAAGTTAAAGTTTGCTAACTCGTATCGAATGGAGCCATTGAAAAAATTCCAGGCTCATTCAGTAGAAACCAAAGTCCAGCAGGTACTAAAG gaaagcctTAAAGATGTCAAATATAATGATCAAGTCTTCTCTCATTTGTCGCTTGAATTAGCAGACCGAATATTGTCAGCGGTCAAAGAATTTGGGTACTACCGCTATAAGTTCATtataaaaatcttatttattcAAAAGACGGGTCAGGCAATCAAC GTTGCCAGTAGATGGATCTGGGATGTCGCGTGGGACAGCTGGGTGGCCGTGAAACACGAAGCGGAAACCTACGTAGCCCTGGCCTTGGTGTTCGCACTTTATTGTGAATAG